In Nicotiana tabacum cultivar K326 chromosome 11, ASM71507v2, whole genome shotgun sequence, a single window of DNA contains:
- the LOC107804834 gene encoding uncharacterized protein LOC107804834, with protein sequence MGINYHNTTGNVNWLRDFRDAFINQNSNNIGWENLFPCCIWELWKNRNNNNITNLSCSLDVKKPMHFAWEYIFFTGKNPFTTKNISIEIKWYKPPKNIIKLNCDGAFSFTNNAAGIGGLFRNSSGDWIMGYHKAIHGSSPIQAELLALLEGLRIAMEFNDTNMEIETDSTDVIKLMHEDCTNFRNIIFECRWLIHQLRLRILKHNFREGNDMAHRLAKEAMRHPPSNKCVYHACPPFFC encoded by the coding sequence ATGGGTATCAACTACCATAACACTACTGGCAATGTTAACTGGCTCAGGGACTTTCGTGATGCCTTCATCAATCAAAATTCTAATAACATTGGTTGGGAAAATCTCTTCCCATGCTGCATATGGGAACTATGGAAaaacagaaataacaacaacaTAACTAACCTTAGTTGCTCTTTGGACGTGAAAAAACCCATGCACTTTGCATGGGAATATATCTTCTTTACAGGAAAAAACCCTTTCACTACCAAAAATATTTCTATTGAGATCAAGTGGTATAAACcgccaaaaaatattattaaactaaaCTGTGATGGTGCTTTCTCTTTTACTAACAATGCAGCAGGAATTGGTGGATTATTCCGTAATAGCAGTGGTGATTGGATTATGGGATACCATAAAGCAATACATGGCTCCTCTCCAATTCAAGCAGAATTATTGGCCCTACTCGAAGGACTAAGAATTGCAATGGAGTTTAATGATACAAATATGGAAATTGAAACTGATAGCACTGACGTTATAAAACTAATGCATGAAGATTGTACTAATTTCCGTAACATTATATTTGAATGCAGATGGTTAATACACCAACTGAGGCTCCGAATACTGAAGCACAATTTTAGAGAAGGAAATGATATGGCTCATCGACTGGCTAAAGAAGCAATGAGACATCCTCCCAGTAACAAATGTGTTTATCATGCTTGTCCGCCTTTTTTTTGCTGA